The following coding sequences lie in one Monomorium pharaonis isolate MP-MQ-018 chromosome 1, ASM1337386v2, whole genome shotgun sequence genomic window:
- the LOC105836999 gene encoding 39S ribosomal protein L35, mitochondrial — translation MLRVVNAALRGIVARTTSTSAVSCVTSRCDSVFNSVHRGFGALSIAVQKWAATGPTQHKTLLNYAATENRLTLPAEPVNVPVRTLIKFSMTKGKRRTVKTVVKRFYRLHWGIWIRTMTGRHNKLWTKSISRKKRLRRHVFCNATQSTLLDKMTSKYWKRRHYYVDDPYEPYHNREEFMITRRKPLP, via the exons ATGCTGCGTGTCGTGAACGCGGCACTGCGAG GAATCGTAGCGAGGACGACAAGCACGAGTGCAGTGAGTTGCGTTACTTCAAGATGCGACTCTGTTTTCAATTCTGTACATAGAGGATTTGGGGCACTGTCAATCGCCGTCCAAAAATGGGCAGCTACTGGACCTACACAACACAAGACATTACTAAA TTATGCGGCGACGGAAAATCGTCTAACTTTGCCAGCAGAACCTGTTAATGTGCCAGTGAGAACACTAATCAAGTTTTCCATGACAAAAGGAAAGCGGCGGACCGTGAAGACGGTTGTAAAACGTTTCTACCGACTGCACTG GGGTATCTGGATCAGAACGATGACAGGTCGACATAACAAACTATGGACAAAATCAATCTCTAGAAAGAAAAGACTGCGGCGACACGTATTCTGCAATGCCACGCAGTCGACGTTACTCGACAAGATGACGTCTAAATACTGGAAGAGACGACACTACTACGTCGACGATCCGTACGAGCCGTATCACAACCGCGAAGAGTTTATGATCACCCGGAGAAAACCGTTACCTTAA